One region of Streptomyces leeuwenhoekii genomic DNA includes:
- a CDS encoding transglycosylase domain-containing protein — MGRAEERRARQRGGRRAAPKRRRSSGAAGKSGIRRLFTWKKILGTFFGLCLLGMGAFVVLYLVIDIPEGNADAKLQSNVYKYSDGSVMTRDGDRNREIVDLAKVPKDVQHTFVAAENKTFYKDAGVDLKGTARGVLNTLAGKGAQGGSTITQQYVKNYYLTQEQTISRKLQELVISLKLDREKSKDYILAGYINTSYYGRGAYGIQAAAQAYYRVDAEDLTVEQGAYLAALLQAPNQYDWAIASDTGKKLVRERWNYVLDNMVEQDWLDAAERREMKFPVPEEPKPDPGMGGQTGYLVDAANAALERQLVAQGSAEDMKQAQAMVDAGGWTLTLNIDKKKQAALERSVRTQLTGKLNPKENEADARVQAGAVSVDPRTGAVVAMYGGTDYLKHFTNNATRDDYQPASTFKPVILAAAVDEDATTQDGTPITANTVYDGTSKRPVVDHGREVGFAPENEDDVDYGDITVQQAMNESVNSVFAQMGVDVGMDKVVEVAGKLGMETEGMDAVPAQTLGSMGASPLEMAGVYATLDNHGKKVTPALVKSVEHNSREVEFPDPVGEQVISREAADTVTSVLTGVVDDGTARTSVRENPLRGGQQVAGKTGTSDNNKSAWFTGYTPDLVTSVGLFGEDPKTYAQVPLYGAVGEERLNGGEYPAQIWAAYTFGVMDGISRFDLETKQGAAVQPSRTPTPTRQPSRTPTEEPTTREPTSAPPTSETPSPTPTTQSPSPTPTTESPSPTPTTPSPTVEEPENPFFPEDDDER; from the coding sequence ATGGGACGAGCGGAAGAGAGGCGAGCGCGGCAGCGCGGTGGCCGCCGCGCGGCGCCGAAGCGTCGCCGTTCGTCGGGCGCGGCCGGGAAGAGCGGCATACGACGGCTGTTCACCTGGAAGAAGATCCTCGGCACGTTCTTCGGCCTGTGCCTGCTCGGCATGGGCGCCTTCGTCGTGCTGTACCTGGTGATCGACATCCCCGAGGGGAACGCCGACGCCAAGCTGCAGAGCAACGTCTACAAGTACAGCGACGGCTCGGTCATGACCCGCGACGGCGACCGCAACCGCGAGATCGTCGACCTGGCCAAGGTGCCCAAGGACGTCCAGCACACCTTCGTCGCCGCCGAGAACAAGACCTTCTACAAGGACGCCGGCGTCGACCTCAAGGGCACCGCGCGCGGTGTGCTCAACACGCTCGCGGGCAAGGGCGCGCAGGGCGGCTCCACGATCACCCAGCAGTACGTCAAGAACTACTACCTCACCCAGGAACAGACCATCTCCCGCAAGCTGCAGGAACTGGTCATCTCCCTGAAGCTGGACCGCGAGAAGTCCAAGGACTACATCCTCGCCGGATACATCAACACCAGCTACTACGGCCGCGGCGCCTACGGCATCCAGGCCGCCGCGCAGGCGTACTACCGCGTCGACGCCGAGGACCTCACCGTCGAGCAGGGCGCCTACCTGGCGGCGCTGCTCCAGGCGCCGAACCAGTACGACTGGGCGATCGCCTCCGACACCGGCAAGAAGCTGGTCCGGGAGCGCTGGAACTACGTCCTGGACAACATGGTCGAGCAGGACTGGCTGGACGCCGCCGAGCGCCGGGAGATGAAGTTCCCGGTGCCCGAGGAGCCCAAGCCCGACCCCGGCATGGGCGGCCAGACCGGCTATCTGGTGGACGCGGCCAACGCGGCGCTGGAGCGCCAGCTCGTCGCGCAGGGCAGCGCCGAGGACATGAAGCAGGCCCAGGCCATGGTCGACGCGGGCGGCTGGACCCTCACCCTCAACATCGACAAGAAGAAGCAGGCGGCGCTGGAGCGGTCCGTCAGGACGCAGTTGACCGGCAAGCTGAACCCCAAGGAGAACGAGGCCGACGCCCGGGTCCAGGCGGGCGCGGTCTCCGTCGACCCCAGGACGGGCGCGGTCGTCGCGATGTACGGCGGCACCGACTACCTGAAGCACTTCACCAACAACGCCACCCGCGACGACTACCAGCCCGCCTCCACCTTCAAGCCGGTCATCCTGGCCGCGGCGGTCGACGAGGACGCCACCACCCAGGACGGCACGCCGATCACGGCGAACACGGTCTACGACGGCACCAGCAAGCGCCCGGTCGTCGACCACGGACGCGAGGTCGGCTTCGCCCCCGAGAACGAGGACGACGTCGACTACGGCGACATCACCGTCCAGCAGGCGATGAACGAGTCCGTCAACTCCGTCTTCGCGCAGATGGGCGTCGACGTCGGGATGGACAAGGTGGTGGAGGTCGCCGGCAAGCTCGGCATGGAGACCGAGGGCATGGACGCGGTGCCCGCCCAGACCCTCGGCTCGATGGGCGCCAGCCCGCTGGAGATGGCCGGCGTCTACGCCACCCTGGACAACCACGGCAAGAAGGTCACCCCGGCCCTGGTGAAGTCCGTCGAGCACAACTCCCGCGAGGTCGAGTTCCCCGACCCGGTCGGCGAGCAGGTCATCAGCCGCGAGGCCGCCGACACGGTGACCTCCGTGCTGACCGGCGTGGTCGACGACGGCACCGCCCGCACCTCCGTCCGCGAGAACCCGCTGCGGGGCGGCCAGCAGGTCGCCGGCAAGACCGGTACGTCCGACAACAACAAGTCGGCCTGGTTCACCGGCTACACCCCGGACCTGGTCACCTCCGTCGGCCTGTTCGGCGAGGACCCCAAGACCTACGCGCAGGTGCCGCTGTACGGCGCGGTGGGCGAGGAGCGCCTCAACGGCGGCGAGTACCCGGCGCAGATCTGGGCGGCGTACACCTTCGGCGTGATGGACGGGATCAGCCGGTTCGACCTGGAGACCAAGCAGGGCGCGGCGGTCCAGCCGTCGCGGACGCCGACGCCGACGCGGCAGCCCAGCCGGACGCCCACCGAGGAGCCGACGACCCGGGAGCCCACCTCCGCGCCGCCGACCTCCGAGACGCCCTCGCCGACGCCGACGACCCAGTCGCCGAGCCCGACGCCGACGACCGAGTCGCCGAGCCCGACGCCGACGACCCCGTCGCCGACGGTGGAGGAACCGGAGAACCCGTTCTTCCCGGAGGACGACGACGAACGGTAG
- a CDS encoding SPFH domain-containing protein → MSTHHAQAAADVPEMPAPRVREFPAHSIGGGLALLLGLVRLLAGVGMVVAATAVTAGGAKAVLIVAGVLVALAALVAVCGLNMVAPGEARVVQLFGRYRGTIRQDGLRWVNPLTSRTKISTRVRNHETAVLKVNDAYGNPIELAAVVVWRVEDTAQATFEVDDYIEFVSTQTEAAVRHIAIEYPYDAHEEDGLSLRGNAEEITEKLAVELHARVEAAGVQIIESRFTHLAYAPEIASAMLQRQQAGAVVAARRQIVDGAVGMVEAALARIAQQDIVELDDDRKAAMVSNLMVVLCGDRSAQPVLNTGTLYQ, encoded by the coding sequence ATGTCCACGCATCACGCCCAGGCCGCCGCCGACGTCCCGGAGATGCCGGCCCCACGCGTCCGGGAGTTCCCGGCGCACAGCATCGGCGGGGGGCTGGCCCTGCTGCTGGGCCTGGTCAGGCTGCTGGCCGGGGTCGGCATGGTCGTCGCCGCGACGGCGGTCACGGCGGGCGGCGCCAAGGCCGTGCTGATCGTCGCGGGCGTCCTGGTCGCCCTGGCCGCCCTCGTCGCGGTGTGCGGGCTGAACATGGTCGCGCCGGGCGAGGCGCGGGTCGTGCAGCTCTTCGGGCGGTACCGGGGGACGATCCGGCAGGACGGGCTGCGCTGGGTGAACCCGCTCACCTCGCGCACCAAGATCTCGACCCGGGTCCGCAACCACGAGACGGCCGTGCTGAAGGTCAACGACGCCTACGGCAACCCGATCGAGCTGGCCGCCGTCGTGGTGTGGCGGGTGGAGGACACCGCGCAGGCCACCTTCGAGGTGGACGACTACATCGAGTTCGTCTCCACCCAGACCGAGGCGGCCGTGCGGCACATCGCCATCGAGTACCCCTACGACGCCCACGAGGAGGACGGCCTGTCGCTGCGCGGCAACGCCGAGGAGATCACCGAGAAGCTCGCCGTCGAGCTCCACGCGCGCGTGGAGGCGGCCGGCGTGCAGATCATCGAGTCCCGCTTCACCCACCTCGCGTACGCTCCGGAGATCGCCTCCGCGATGCTCCAGCGGCAGCAGGCCGGGGCTGTCGTCGCGGCGCGGCGGCAGATCGTGGACGGCGCGGTCGGGATGGTCGAGGCGGCGCTCGCCCGGATCGCGCAGCAGGACATCGTGGAGCTGGACGACGACCGGAAGGCGGCGATGGTCTCGAACCTCATGGTGGTGCTGTGCGGGGACCGCTCCGCGCAGCCCGTCCTGAACACGGGGACGCTCTACCAGTGA
- a CDS encoding PadR family transcriptional regulator: MSIGHTLLGLLESGPRHGYDLKRAFDEKFGHDRPLHYGQVYSTMSRLLKNGLVEVDGIEAGGGPERKRYAITDAGITDVEQWLATPEKPEPYLQSTLYTKVVLALLTRRDAAEILDTQRSEHLRSMRILTDRKRKGDLADQLICDHALFHLEADLRWLELTAARLDKLREAVTR, from the coding sequence ATGTCCATCGGTCACACCCTCCTCGGACTCCTGGAGTCCGGGCCCCGCCACGGCTACGACCTCAAGCGGGCCTTCGACGAGAAGTTCGGCCACGACCGGCCGCTCCACTACGGCCAGGTCTACTCGACCATGTCCCGCCTGCTGAAGAACGGTCTCGTCGAGGTCGACGGCATCGAGGCGGGCGGCGGACCCGAGCGCAAGCGATACGCCATCACCGACGCCGGGATCACGGACGTCGAGCAGTGGCTCGCCACGCCGGAGAAGCCCGAGCCGTACCTCCAGTCGACCCTGTACACCAAGGTCGTCCTGGCGCTGCTCACCCGGCGCGACGCCGCCGAGATCCTCGACACCCAGCGCTCGGAGCATCTGCGCAGCATGCGCATCCTCACCGACCGCAAGCGCAAGGGCGACCTGGCCGACCAGCTCATCTGCGACCACGCCCTGTTCCATCTGGAGGCCGACCTGCGCTGGCTGGAGCTGACCGCGGCGCGGCTCGACAAGCTCCGTGAGGCGGTGACCCGATGA
- a CDS encoding ABC transporter ATP-binding protein codes for MTPPGSLLAAERLHKAYGPTVALDGAGFSIHPGEIVAVMGPSGSGKSTLLHCLAGIVTPDSGTITYDGRELSAMNDAQRSALRRSEFGFVFQFGQLVPELTCVENVALPLRLNGTSRKEAERAALSWLERLEVDDLRKKRPGEVSGGQGQRVAVARALVTRPRVLFADEPTGALDSLNGERVMELLTEAARATNAAVVLVTHEARVAAYSDREIVVRDGRSRDMEHAI; via the coding sequence ATGACGCCCCCCGGCTCCCTGCTCGCCGCCGAGCGGCTGCACAAGGCGTACGGCCCCACCGTCGCGCTCGACGGTGCCGGGTTCTCCATCCACCCCGGCGAGATCGTCGCCGTCATGGGTCCCTCGGGGTCCGGCAAGTCGACGCTGCTGCACTGCCTCGCCGGGATCGTCACCCCCGACTCGGGGACCATCACCTACGACGGGCGCGAGCTGTCCGCCATGAACGACGCCCAGCGCAGCGCGCTGCGGCGCAGCGAGTTCGGGTTCGTCTTCCAGTTCGGGCAGCTCGTGCCGGAGCTGACCTGCGTGGAGAACGTGGCCCTGCCGCTGCGGCTGAACGGCACGTCCCGCAAGGAGGCGGAGCGCGCCGCGCTGTCCTGGCTGGAGCGCCTGGAGGTCGACGACCTGAGGAAGAAGCGGCCCGGCGAGGTCTCCGGCGGGCAGGGGCAGCGGGTCGCCGTCGCCCGCGCGCTGGTCACCCGCCCGCGTGTGCTGTTCGCCGACGAGCCGACCGGCGCGCTGGACTCCCTCAACGGCGAGCGGGTGATGGAGCTGCTCACCGAGGCCGCCCGCGCCACCAACGCCGCCGTCGTCCTGGTCACCCACGAGGCGCGGGTGGCCGCCTACTCCGACCGGGAGATCGTCGTACGGGACGGCAGGTCCCGGGACATGGAGCACGCCATATGA
- a CDS encoding ABC transporter permease, protein MSARGWARDLAQGVRFAFAGGREGWVRALLTAVGVGLGVALLLLTTAIPNALAVRHDREMARSDDLVVDARIPPAADTVVVAHVDTDFGDTTVRGRALEPEGPRAPLPPGVDRFPAVGEMVVSPALKELLESDSGKLLRERLPDRIVGTIGESGLIGSAELAFYRGGEDLASYIDDARATRIDRFGFSGSPSEPMDPVLLLLVLVVFVVLLMPVAVFVAAAVRFGGERRDRRLAALRLVGADGRTTRRIAAGEALAGAALGLVFGAVFFLIGREVAGGVEVYRVSVFPSYLNPSPLLALLVAVAVPAAAVLVTLLALRGVVIEPLGVVRAAKPARRRLWWRLLPPLAGLVMLYPMVGKGRGNGEFNQYLVVGGVVLLLVGVTALLPWVVEAVVARLGTGAVSWQLAVRRLQLSSGTAARMVNGIAVAVAGAIALQMLFAGVDDDYTKNTGYDLTRAQMQVDVPRTVPLESATEKLRRTEGVRAAYAYAEGMTGDRRTEPGATTWVTAGDCAALREVATLPSCRDGDVFAVQGAEYDTDTPKLAVPGRTLYLDPSYESGPERATVAWRVPRDLKQARPRTWLTGAERGGFLVTWGALPAGAGTALYQEVYLALDPSADDARERVRNTAAALHPMTSTMTWAATERSGRFTSVRTGLFAGAVCVLALIGASLLVSQLEQLRERRKLLSSLVAFGTRRRTLSLSVLWQTAVPIALGLLLASVVGLTLGAVLLKMTATPVRVDWTSVLSMTGIGAAVVLVVTLLSLPPLLRLMRPDGLRTE, encoded by the coding sequence ATGAGCGCGCGGGGGTGGGCCCGGGACCTGGCCCAGGGCGTCCGGTTCGCGTTCGCCGGCGGACGCGAGGGATGGGTCCGGGCGCTGCTGACGGCCGTGGGCGTGGGCCTGGGCGTGGCGCTGCTGCTGCTGACCACGGCGATCCCCAACGCGCTCGCCGTCCGGCACGACCGGGAGATGGCGCGCTCGGACGACCTCGTCGTCGACGCCAGGATTCCCCCCGCGGCCGACACCGTCGTGGTCGCCCACGTCGACACGGACTTCGGGGACACCACCGTGCGGGGCCGCGCGCTGGAGCCCGAGGGGCCGCGGGCGCCGCTGCCGCCCGGCGTGGACCGGTTCCCGGCGGTCGGCGAGATGGTGGTCTCGCCCGCGCTGAAGGAACTGCTGGAGTCGGACTCCGGGAAGCTGCTGCGCGAGCGGCTGCCGGACCGGATCGTCGGCACCATCGGCGAGAGCGGCCTGATCGGCTCGGCGGAGCTCGCCTTCTACCGGGGCGGCGAGGATCTCGCCTCGTACATCGACGACGCCCGGGCGACCCGGATCGACCGGTTCGGCTTCTCCGGCTCGCCCTCGGAGCCGATGGACCCGGTCCTGCTCCTACTCGTCCTGGTCGTCTTCGTCGTGCTGCTGATGCCGGTCGCGGTCTTCGTCGCCGCCGCCGTGCGGTTCGGCGGCGAGCGGCGCGACCGGCGGCTGGCGGCGCTGCGGCTGGTGGGCGCGGACGGCCGGACCACCCGGCGGATCGCCGCCGGCGAGGCGCTGGCGGGCGCGGCGCTGGGCCTGGTCTTCGGTGCGGTCTTCTTCCTGATCGGACGCGAGGTGGCGGGCGGCGTCGAGGTGTACCGCGTCAGCGTGTTCCCGAGCTATCTCAACCCCTCGCCGCTGCTGGCCCTGCTGGTCGCGGTGGCGGTCCCGGCGGCGGCCGTGCTGGTGACGCTGCTGGCGCTGCGCGGCGTGGTGATCGAACCGCTGGGCGTGGTCCGCGCGGCCAAGCCCGCCCGGCGCCGGCTGTGGTGGCGGCTGCTGCCGCCGCTGGCCGGTCTCGTGATGCTCTACCCGATGGTCGGCAAGGGCCGCGGCAACGGCGAGTTCAACCAGTACCTCGTCGTCGGCGGTGTGGTCCTGCTGCTGGTCGGTGTGACCGCACTGCTGCCGTGGGTGGTGGAGGCGGTCGTCGCCCGGCTCGGCACCGGCGCGGTCTCCTGGCAGCTCGCCGTGCGCCGGCTCCAGTTGAGCAGCGGTACGGCGGCCCGCATGGTCAACGGCATCGCGGTGGCCGTCGCCGGGGCGATCGCACTGCAGATGCTCTTCGCGGGCGTGGACGACGACTACACGAAGAACACCGGCTACGACCTGACGCGCGCGCAGATGCAGGTGGACGTGCCGCGGACGGTGCCGCTGGAGAGCGCCACCGAGAAGCTGCGGCGCACCGAGGGCGTGCGCGCGGCGTACGCCTACGCCGAGGGCATGACCGGCGACCGGCGCACGGAGCCGGGGGCGACCACATGGGTGACGGCCGGCGACTGCGCCGCCCTGCGGGAGGTCGCCACCCTGCCGTCCTGCCGCGACGGCGACGTGTTCGCGGTCCAGGGGGCGGAGTACGACACCGACACGCCGAAGCTCGCCGTGCCGGGCCGCACCCTCTACCTCGACCCGTCCTACGAGAGCGGCCCGGAGCGGGCCACGGTCGCCTGGCGGGTGCCGCGCGACCTGAAGCAGGCCCGTCCGCGGACCTGGCTGACCGGTGCCGAGCGGGGCGGTTTCCTGGTCACCTGGGGAGCGCTGCCCGCCGGGGCCGGGACGGCGCTGTACCAGGAGGTCTACCTGGCGCTGGACCCGTCGGCGGACGACGCGCGGGAGCGGGTGCGCAACACCGCCGCGGCCCTCCACCCGATGACGAGCACCATGACGTGGGCGGCCACCGAGCGGTCCGGCCGGTTCACCTCCGTGCGCACCGGGCTGTTTGCGGGCGCCGTGTGCGTGCTGGCGCTGATCGGGGCGAGCCTGCTGGTCTCCCAGCTCGAGCAGTTGCGCGAGCGCCGCAAACTGCTGTCGTCGCTGGTGGCGTTCGGCACCCGGCGCCGCACGCTGAGTCTGTCGGTGCTGTGGCAGACGGCCGTCCCGATCGCCCTCGGCCTGCTGCTGGCCTCGGTGGTGGGGCTCACCCTGGGCGCGGTGCTGCTGAAGATGACGGCCACACCGGTGCGCGTCGACTGGACGAGCGTGCTGTCGATGACCGGGATCGGTGCCGCGGTCGTCCTGGTGGTGACCCTGCTGAGCCTGCCGCCGCTGCTGCGGCTGATGCGGCCGGACGGGCTGCGCACCGAGTAG
- a CDS encoding LysR substrate-binding domain-containing protein yields MTPGRKRQPSLAQLRAFAAVAEHLHFRDAAAAIGMSQPALSGAVSALEETLGVTLLERTTRKVLLSTAGERLAVRTKAVLAEVGALLEEAEAVRAPFTGVLRLGVIPTVAPYLLPTVLRLVHERYPDLDLQVHEEQTASLLDGLAGGRLDLLLLAVPLGVPGVTELPLFDEDFVLVTPLDHPLGGREGIPRSALREMRLLLLDEGHCLRDQALDICREAGREDVPATTTAAGLSTLVQLVAGGLGVTLLPRTAVRVETSRSSQLLTGFFADPAPTRRIALAMRTGAARCAEYEELAAALREALSDLPVRTVAA; encoded by the coding sequence ATGACCCCGGGCAGGAAGCGCCAGCCCAGCCTGGCCCAGCTCCGCGCCTTCGCGGCCGTCGCCGAGCATCTGCACTTCCGCGACGCCGCCGCCGCGATCGGCATGAGCCAGCCCGCCCTGTCGGGAGCCGTGTCCGCCCTGGAGGAGACACTCGGTGTCACCCTCCTGGAGCGTACGACGCGCAAGGTGCTGCTCTCGACCGCGGGCGAGCGGCTCGCCGTACGGACCAAGGCGGTGCTGGCGGAGGTCGGGGCGCTGCTGGAGGAGGCGGAGGCGGTGCGGGCGCCGTTCACCGGGGTGCTGCGGCTCGGCGTCATCCCGACCGTCGCGCCGTATCTGCTGCCCACCGTGCTGCGCCTGGTGCACGAGCGCTATCCGGACCTCGACCTCCAGGTCCACGAGGAACAGACCGCCAGCCTGCTGGACGGGCTGGCCGGCGGGCGGCTGGACCTGCTGCTCCTCGCCGTGCCGCTCGGTGTGCCCGGCGTCACCGAGCTCCCCCTGTTCGACGAGGACTTCGTCCTGGTCACGCCCTTGGACCACCCGCTCGGGGGCCGCGAGGGCATACCCCGCTCGGCGCTGCGCGAGATGCGGCTGCTCCTCCTCGACGAGGGCCACTGCCTGCGCGACCAGGCGCTCGACATCTGCCGGGAGGCCGGGCGCGAGGACGTCCCGGCGACCACCACGGCCGCCGGGCTGTCCACGCTGGTGCAACTGGTGGCGGGCGGCCTCGGCGTGACGCTGCTGCCGCGCACCGCCGTCCGGGTGGAGACCTCCCGCTCCAGCCAGCTTCTGACCGGGTTCTTCGCCGACCCGGCCCCCACCCGCCGGATCGCCCTGGCCATGCGCACGGGCGCCGCCCGCTGCGCGGAGTACGAGGAGCTGGCGGCGGCCCTGCGCGAGGCGCTGAGCGATCTGCCGGTACGGACCGTCGCGGCCTGA
- a CDS encoding peroxiredoxin: MLTVGDKFPEFELTACVSLEKGKEFEKINHKTYEGKWKIIFAWPKDFTFVCPTEIAAFGKLNDEFADRDAQILGFSGDSEFVHHAWRKDHDDLRDLPFPMMADSKHELMRALGIEDEEGFAKRAVFIVDQNNEIQFTMVTAGSVGRNPKEVLRVLDALQTDELCPCNWSKGDETLDPVALLAGE; encoded by the coding sequence GTGCTCACTGTCGGTGACAAGTTCCCCGAGTTCGAACTGACCGCCTGCGTCTCGCTGGAGAAGGGCAAGGAGTTCGAGAAGATCAACCACAAGACCTACGAGGGCAAGTGGAAGATCATCTTCGCCTGGCCCAAGGACTTCACCTTCGTGTGCCCGACCGAGATCGCGGCCTTCGGCAAGCTGAACGACGAGTTCGCCGACCGCGACGCCCAGATCCTCGGCTTCTCCGGTGACTCCGAGTTCGTCCACCACGCCTGGCGCAAGGACCACGACGACCTGCGTGACCTGCCCTTCCCGATGATGGCGGACTCCAAGCACGAGCTCATGCGGGCGCTGGGCATCGAGGACGAGGAGGGCTTCGCCAAGCGCGCGGTCTTCATCGTCGACCAGAACAACGAGATCCAGTTCACCATGGTGACCGCGGGCTCCGTCGGCCGGAACCCGAAGGAGGTCCTGCGGGTCCTGGACGCCCTGCAGACCGACGAGCTCTGCCCCTGCAACTGGAGCAAGGGCGACGAGACGCTCGACCCGGTCGCGCTGCTGGCCGGGGAGTGA
- a CDS encoding alkyl hydroperoxide reductase produces MSLDALKSAIPDYAKDLKLNLGSVIGNSELPAQQLWGTVLATAIASRSPIVLRELEPEAKANLTPEAYTAAKSAAAIMAMNNVFYRTRHLLSDHEYGTLRAGLRMNVIGNPGVDKVDFELWSFAVSAINGCGMCLDSHEQVLRKAGLSRETVQEAFKIAAVIQAVGATLDAEAVLAE; encoded by the coding sequence ATGTCGCTCGACGCCCTGAAGTCCGCCATACCGGACTACGCCAAGGACCTGAAGCTCAACCTGGGCTCGGTCATCGGCAACTCCGAGCTGCCCGCCCAGCAGCTGTGGGGCACCGTGCTGGCGACCGCCATCGCCTCGCGCTCCCCCATCGTGCTGCGCGAGCTGGAGCCGGAGGCGAAGGCCAACCTCACGCCGGAGGCGTACACGGCCGCCAAGTCGGCCGCCGCCATCATGGCGATGAACAACGTCTTCTACCGCACCCGGCACCTGCTGTCGGACCACGAGTACGGCACCCTGCGCGCCGGTCTGCGGATGAACGTCATCGGCAACCCCGGCGTCGACAAGGTCGACTTCGAGCTGTGGTCCTTCGCGGTCTCCGCGATCAACGGCTGCGGCATGTGCCTCGACTCGCACGAGCAGGTCCTGCGCAAGGCGGGCCTGAGCCGCGAGACGGTGCAGGAAGCGTTCAAGATCGCTGCCGTCATCCAGGCCGTGGGCGCCACGCTGGACGCCGAGGCGGTCCTCGCCGAGTAA
- a CDS encoding AI-2E family transporter, translating to MSRVPGWLGRVGAGLTEMSRRLDQRRAEVESEDGGPVPPAGHPAPSVDHVPPPPDYAPAVRARPDPAQAVPWGVRVAAEAGWRLLVLAGTVWVLMRVISAVQLVVLAFVAALLMTAVLQPTVARLRRHGVPRGLATALTAILGFVVMGLIGWFVTWQVMENIDTLSDQVQDGIDELRRWLLNSPFHVTDKQINEIAKNLREAVGANTEQITSMGLEGVTVVVEALTGLLLAVFSTLFLLYDGKRIWEWTLKLVPAAARPGVAGAGPRAWRTLTAYVRGTVIVALIDAIFIGLGIYFLDVPMAVPLAVFIFLFAFVPLVGAVVSGALAVVVALVTQGVFTAVMTLVVVLAVQQIEGHILQPFILGRAVRVHPLAVVLSVAAGGMVAGIGGAVVAVPLVAVTNTVAGYLRAYSREAALRQAPKPHGATSTDAAPAADAPASPVSPAPPVSPPSPPEEPRPPQTPPE from the coding sequence ATGTCGCGAGTGCCAGGGTGGCTGGGCCGGGTCGGTGCCGGGCTGACGGAGATGAGCCGGCGGCTGGACCAGCGCCGGGCCGAGGTGGAGTCGGAGGACGGCGGTCCCGTACCGCCCGCCGGGCACCCCGCGCCCTCCGTCGACCACGTGCCGCCGCCCCCGGACTACGCGCCCGCGGTCCGCGCCCGCCCCGACCCCGCGCAGGCCGTGCCGTGGGGGGTGCGCGTCGCGGCGGAGGCCGGCTGGCGCCTGCTGGTGCTCGCCGGCACGGTCTGGGTGCTGATGCGGGTGATCAGCGCCGTCCAGCTGGTCGTGCTGGCCTTCGTGGCCGCGCTGCTGATGACGGCGGTGCTGCAGCCGACGGTGGCACGGCTGCGGCGGCACGGCGTGCCGCGGGGGCTGGCCACGGCTCTGACGGCGATCCTGGGCTTCGTCGTGATGGGGCTGATCGGCTGGTTCGTGACCTGGCAGGTCATGGAGAACATCGACACCCTCTCCGACCAGGTCCAGGACGGCATCGACGAGTTGCGCCGGTGGCTGCTCAACAGCCCGTTCCATGTGACGGACAAGCAGATCAACGAGATCGCCAAGAACCTGCGCGAGGCGGTCGGCGCCAACACCGAGCAGATCACCTCGATGGGCCTGGAGGGCGTCACGGTCGTCGTCGAGGCGCTGACCGGGCTCCTGCTGGCCGTCTTCTCGACCCTGTTCCTGCTCTACGACGGCAAGCGCATCTGGGAGTGGACGCTGAAGCTGGTGCCGGCGGCGGCCCGCCCGGGCGTGGCCGGCGCCGGCCCGCGCGCCTGGCGCACGCTCACGGCGTACGTCCGCGGCACGGTGATAGTGGCCCTGATCGACGCCATCTTCATCGGCCTCGGCATCTACTTCCTCGACGTGCCGATGGCCGTGCCGCTGGCCGTGTTCATCTTCCTGTTCGCCTTCGTCCCGCTGGTCGGCGCGGTGGTCTCCGGCGCGCTCGCGGTCGTCGTCGCGCTGGTCACCCAGGGCGTCTTCACGGCCGTGATGACCCTCGTCGTCGTCCTGGCGGTGCAGCAGATCGAGGGGCACATCCTCCAGCCGTTCATCCTGGGGCGCGCGGTGCGGGTCCATCCGCTGGCGGTCGTGCTCTCGGTCGCCGCGGGCGGCATGGTGGCCGGCATCGGCGGCGCGGTGGTCGCCGTACCGCTGGTCGCGGTGACGAACACCGTCGCCGGCTATCTGCGGGCCTACTCCCGGGAGGCCGCCCTGCGGCAGGCTCCGAAGCCGCACGGCGCCACGTCCACGGACGCGGCCCCGGCGGCGGACGCCCCGGCCTCCCCGGTCTCCCCGGCCCCGCCGGTCTCCCCGCCCTCGCCCCCCGAGGAGCCGCGCCCGCCGCAGACACCACCGGAGTGA